In one Nitrospirota bacterium genomic region, the following are encoded:
- the nifU gene encoding Fe-S cluster assembly protein NifU produces MWEYTKKVRDFFLHPKNVGEIENPDAVGEVGSITCGDALKLTLKIDKETGKIADAKFQTFGCASAIASSSALTELIKGKTLEEAMKLSNKDIADFLGGLPEEKMHCSVMGREALEAAIAGYRGETHVPESGERVVCKCFDVTEEKLRRVIIENHLTTVEEVTNYTKAGGGCGACIPDIEAVLRDIWSLKPVAEMPREPKKLTNLQKIALIQDVIEKEIRPQLQADGGDIELIDIAGDKVIVALRAMCVSCPMGGVTLKGIEEKLRELVSEDLVVEEQ; encoded by the coding sequence ATGTGGGAATACACGAAGAAAGTAAGAGATTTCTTTCTCCATCCGAAGAATGTCGGCGAGATCGAGAACCCTGATGCGGTCGGCGAGGTCGGCAGCATCACCTGCGGCGACGCGCTGAAGCTGACGCTCAAGATCGACAAAGAGACCGGGAAGATCGCCGACGCCAAATTCCAGACCTTCGGCTGCGCCTCGGCCATCGCCAGCTCCTCGGCCCTTACCGAGCTGATAAAGGGGAAGACACTGGAGGAGGCGATGAAGCTCTCGAACAAGGATATCGCCGACTTTCTCGGCGGCCTTCCTGAAGAGAAAATGCATTGCTCCGTTATGGGAAGGGAAGCCCTCGAAGCAGCCATAGCAGGGTACCGCGGCGAGACGCATGTCCCCGAGTCGGGAGAACGGGTCGTCTGCAAATGTTTCGATGTCACCGAGGAGAAGCTCCGGCGCGTCATCATCGAGAACCACCTCACCACCGTCGAGGAGGTGACCAATTATACGAAGGCCGGCGGAGGGTGCGGGGCCTGCATCCCCGACATCGAAGCGGTCCTCAGGGATATCTGGTCGCTGAAACCGGTGGCGGAGATGCCCCGCGAGCCGAAGAAGCTGACGAACCTCCAGAAGATCGCGCTCATTCAGGACGTGATAGAGAAGGAGATACGTCCGCAGCTCCAGGCGGACGGCGGCGACATAGAGCTGATCGATATCGCCGGCGACAAGGTGATCGTCGCCTTGCGGGCGATGTGCGTCTCCTGCCCCATGGGCGGCGTCACCCTCAAGGGAATAGAAGAGAAGCTCCGGGAGCTGGTCAGCGAAGACCTCGTCGTGGAGGAACAATGA
- the ilvA gene encoding threonine ammonia-lyase — translation MSMATLSSIRAAREALSPYLHKTPLVYSTSFSRLLDAEVYLKAENLQKTGSFKVRGAFNKMTALRPERVIAASMGNHAQGVAFAARSLGVKATIVMPQRASIVKQEATKGYGAEVILHGETFLDALQYALCQKGYTFIHAFDDDDVIAGQGTIGIELLEEMSDIDTVVVPVGGGGLIAGVATAVKSLSPGTEVIGVQTASAPSAYASFKAKSITEVTIQPTLADGIAVGRVGEKTFALIEKFVDDILTVSEASIARAVLLFLERKKLVVEGAGAVPLAALLDHGARFRNRKVVLLVSGGNIDFTIIDRIIHMSLVSSGRIGVLKVVADDTPGVLHKLAGIVAGHGANILHVVHDRLYPDMPIGKTLVILTLETRGFDHVAEMMAAVEEAGFVLQH, via the coding sequence ATGAGCATGGCAACTCTCTCCTCCATACGAGCGGCACGGGAGGCGCTTTCGCCCTACCTTCACAAAACACCGCTCGTCTATTCCACCTCGTTCAGCAGGCTTCTGGACGCCGAGGTATACCTGAAAGCCGAGAATCTCCAGAAAACAGGATCGTTCAAGGTACGGGGCGCCTTCAATAAAATGACAGCTCTGAGACCGGAACGGGTCATTGCCGCCTCGATGGGAAACCACGCCCAGGGGGTGGCCTTTGCCGCCCGGAGCCTCGGGGTGAAGGCGACGATCGTTATGCCCCAGCGCGCCTCCATCGTCAAGCAGGAGGCGACAAAGGGATACGGCGCAGAGGTGATCCTGCACGGAGAGACCTTTCTGGACGCGCTGCAGTATGCGCTCTGCCAGAAGGGATACACCTTTATCCATGCCTTCGACGACGATGACGTCATTGCAGGCCAGGGCACGATCGGCATCGAGCTCCTGGAGGAGATGAGCGATATCGATACGGTCGTCGTTCCGGTCGGGGGCGGCGGGCTGATTGCAGGCGTGGCAACGGCGGTGAAGTCGCTCTCCCCGGGTACAGAAGTTATCGGCGTCCAGACGGCGTCGGCACCTTCGGCGTATGCATCCTTCAAAGCAAAGAGCATTACCGAGGTGACGATCCAGCCTACCCTTGCCGACGGTATCGCGGTGGGGAGAGTGGGAGAGAAGACCTTTGCCCTGATCGAGAAGTTCGTCGATGACATCCTCACCGTATCCGAAGCGTCGATAGCCCGTGCAGTGCTGCTCTTCCTGGAGCGGAAAAAGCTCGTGGTCGAGGGCGCCGGCGCAGTGCCTCTGGCCGCGCTGCTCGACCATGGCGCGCGGTTCAGGAACAGGAAGGTCGTGCTCCTCGTCAGCGGGGGGAACATCGACTTCACCATCATCGACCGGATCATCCATATGAGCCTGGTCTCGAGCGGGAGGATCGGCGTTCTCAAGGTCGTCGCCGACGATACGCCCGGAGTGCTTCATAAGCTTGCCGGCATCGTCGCCGGCCACGGCGCCAATATCCTCCATGTCGTCCACGACCGCCTCTACCCGGATATGCCGATCGGCAAGACGCTCGTCATCCTCACCCTCGAGACACGCGGCTTCGATCATGTCGCGGAGATGATGGCAGCGGTCGAAGAGGCGGGGTTCGTCCTGCAGCATTGA
- a CDS encoding response regulator yields the protein MKKLRLLMVEDAASMRKFAKYGLEKSFPSIRIDEATNGKEAQAKLEQAEYDLILCDWEMPEVQGDELLEWVRHHPNLSGTPFIMVTSRNDKQSVMKAIELGANSYVVKPFTAESLARKITTVIDRFDRREHERYEASGSLTFHFRDHVARGNLIDISLGGLLSVFSRSNELPSIFEKVTMDLQLENSPKSNGIEGFVIRIQAAEAFIDADRVKFAVKFLDMSPEKKKELQAVLNSLRK from the coding sequence ATGAAAAAGCTCAGACTCCTCATGGTCGAGGATGCGGCCTCCATGCGCAAGTTTGCGAAGTACGGCCTCGAAAAGAGTTTTCCGAGCATCCGCATCGACGAGGCGACGAACGGCAAAGAGGCGCAGGCGAAGCTCGAGCAGGCCGAGTACGACCTCATCCTCTGTGATTGGGAGATGCCCGAAGTGCAGGGCGACGAGCTCCTGGAGTGGGTGCGCCACCACCCGAACCTGAGCGGAACGCCCTTCATAATGGTAACCTCGCGCAACGATAAGCAGAGTGTCATGAAAGCGATAGAGCTCGGCGCCAATTCCTATGTGGTGAAGCCCTTCACGGCCGAGAGCCTCGCCCGGAAGATCACCACCGTCATCGACCGGTTCGACCGCCGGGAGCACGAGCGCTACGAGGCGAGCGGCTCTCTTACGTTCCATTTTCGCGATCATGTGGCCCGCGGGAACCTCATCGATATCAGTCTCGGCGGCCTGTTGAGCGTCTTCAGCAGGAGCAACGAGCTCCCCTCGATCTTCGAAAAGGTCACCATGGACCTCCAGCTCGAGAACAGTCCCAAGTCGAACGGCATCGAGGGGTTCGTAATCCGCATCCAGGCAGCCGAGGCGTTCATCGATGCGGATAGAGTGAAGTTCGCCGTCAAATTCCTCGACATGAGCCCTGAAAAGAAGAAAGAGCTGCAGGCTGTTTTGAATTCTTTGAGAAAGTGA
- a CDS encoding Hsp20/alpha crystallin family protein: MPLTTFEPFGRVFDPWQELRRMEREMNRLLSRAPAAVEFPAVNIWTEEERAIVTTEVPGVSPQDMDISVVGSTLTIRGSREPEALKEGESYHRRERWYGQFSRSVDLPFAVEAGAVEARFDKGVLYIILPRAEAEKPRKISVKAE; this comes from the coding sequence ATGCCGCTCACCACGTTTGAACCGTTCGGAAGGGTCTTCGACCCCTGGCAGGAGCTCAGACGTATGGAGAGGGAAATGAACCGCCTGTTATCGAGGGCGCCCGCTGCGGTCGAGTTCCCGGCGGTCAATATCTGGACCGAAGAGGAGCGGGCGATCGTGACCACCGAGGTGCCCGGGGTCTCTCCGCAGGATATGGACATCTCCGTCGTCGGCAGCACGCTCACTATCCGCGGTTCGCGGGAGCCCGAGGCATTGAAGGAGGGCGAGTCATACCATCGCCGGGAGCGCTGGTACGGCCAGTTCTCGAGGTCGGTAGACCTGCCCTTTGCTGTTGAAGCAGGGGCGGTGGAGGCGCGGTTCGACAAGGGAGTGCTCTATATAATACTGCCGCGGGCAGAGGCTGAGAAACCGCGCAAGATAAGCGTTAAGGCCGAGTGA
- a CDS encoding Hsp20/alpha crystallin family protein — protein sequence MAEPTREVQKREAPAPAGAERTKTAAVYSPYVDIIERKDDIVLLADMPGVDENSVDILLEKNILTIYGKVRGEITERHQPDYMEYGIGDYQRAFTLSDEIDRDKILATVKNGVLKLVLAKTEAMKSRKINVTAEA from the coding sequence ATGGCGGAACCGACCCGAGAGGTCCAGAAGAGAGAGGCGCCGGCGCCCGCAGGAGCGGAGCGCACGAAGACCGCTGCAGTGTACAGTCCCTACGTGGACATCATCGAGCGCAAGGACGATATCGTCCTGCTTGCCGATATGCCGGGTGTCGACGAGAATTCGGTTGATATCCTTCTCGAAAAGAACATACTGACCATTTACGGAAAGGTTCGCGGAGAGATCACCGAGCGGCACCAGCCCGATTACATGGAGTACGGCATCGGTGACTACCAGCGCGCGTTTACCCTGTCCGACGAGATCGACAGGGACAAGATCCTGGCCACGGTGAAAAACGGCGTCCTGAAGCTGGTGCTGGCGAAGACCGAGGCGATGAAGAGCCGCAAGATAAATGTTACCGCGGAGGCATAG